TGGAGGGTGCATTGTCATAGCTTTCATCGATAAAAACAGCCCCATAGGCAAAATGTATGAGCAGCGCAAAAATGAGGATGTGTTTTACAAGGAAGCCACATTTTACTCTGTAGAAGAAGTCAGCGCCGTGCTGCAGCAAGCAGGTTTTAAGAACCTCTCCTTCTGCCAGACAGTGTTCCAAGAGGAGACAAAGCCTGGTGAGGTACAAAAACCACAGCCGGGTTACGGTAAAGGCTCATTTGTGGTAGTAAGGGCAGAGAAATAATACTTGAAAGGCTCTTCCCTTTGCGAAAATAATAGGACATTAGTCGTTTGTATTAAGAGGTGATGTTTGTGGGTTATAGGGGTATAGCAATGACCATTGCTGGAAGTGATTCTGGCGGTGGAGCAGGTATTGAAGCAGACTTAGCCACATTCCTGCATTTACACGTTTTTGGGACTGTAGCAATCACTGCAGTAACCGCACAGAACAGCAGAGGTGTACATGGAGTGTTCGACATTCCACCTGACGGCGTAAGGGCACAAATAGATGCCGTTTTAAAAGATTTTTCTGTGGGAGCAGTTAAAACAGGTATGCTCTCCAGAGAGGAGACTATTTCAGAAGTAGCTAAAGCTCTTAGCGAATATAATTGTAAAAAACTGGTCGTAGATCCAGTAATGGTCGCCCAAAGTGGAGATTCATTAATCTTTGGTGACGCAGTGAAAGCACTTGAGGAAAAACTACTTCCCTTAGCTTTTATAGTGACCCCAAATATACCTGAAGCACAAATACTAACTGGTATCACGATTAAGTCCTCAGAGGATATGAAAAAAGCGGCTAAGGCCATATCTAAACTAGGGCCTCAAAGTGTACTGGTCAAAGGAGGACATTTGGAAGAAAAGCAATTGGTTGACCTTTTCTATTACGAAGGCGAATTCTACACATTCACACACGAAAAAATAGATACTCTAGACCATCATGGCACAGGCTGTACGCTGTCTGCTGCCATAACAGCCGAGCTTGCAGCTAACACAGAAACAGTAGAAGCTGTTAAAAGAGCTATTGATTACACCAGGCTTGGAATTGAACACAGGTTTAAGGGAGGAAAAGGTTATGGCTGTGTAGGTCACATTTTTGACATTGACTGGTTACGAGAAGATTAGTTTTTCTGCCTAAAAAGGAGGAATCGTAATGGTTAGTCAACCCTCTGTAAATATTAAGGAGATTTTGGAACAAGTAGTTTCTACAAAACCACTGGTTTATCACATGACAAACATGGTTGCCATGGCAGAGCAAGCACACCTAACATTGGCCATAGGTGCTTCGCCTGTTATGTCGCTGTCCTCTGAAGAAGCAGCAGAAATGGTAAATATTGCTAATGCAGTCTTGATAAACATTGGTACACCCTCAAAGGAAGCTAATGAAGCCATGTTGAGTGCAGCCCATACAGCAAAACGATTAGGCAAACCGGCAATTTTGGATCCCGTAGGCTATGGTGCAACAAAGCTGCGTATAAACCTTGTGGAAAGACTTCTTGAAACAGGAGCCTTTAGCCTTGTAAAAGGTAACGGTGGTG
The genomic region above belongs to Coprothermobacter proteolyticus DSM 5265 and contains:
- the thiD gene encoding bifunctional hydroxymethylpyrimidine kinase/phosphomethylpyrimidine kinase, producing MFVGYRGIAMTIAGSDSGGGAGIEADLATFLHLHVFGTVAITAVTAQNSRGVHGVFDIPPDGVRAQIDAVLKDFSVGAVKTGMLSREETISEVAKALSEYNCKKLVVDPVMVAQSGDSLIFGDAVKALEEKLLPLAFIVTPNIPEAQILTGITIKSSEDMKKAAKAISKLGPQSVLVKGGHLEEKQLVDLFYYEGEFYTFTHEKIDTLDHHGTGCTLSAAITAELAANTETVEAVKRAIDYTRLGIEHRFKGGKGYGCVGHIFDIDWLRED